TTTCGCAGGGCGGTTCTGATTCGTGCGATCAGTTCACGCGGACGAAAAGGCTTGGTGATATAGTCGTCCGCGCCCATATTCAGCCCGGTAACAACACTCGCCTCATCGCCGGAAGCCGTCAGAAAGATAACGGGAACATCTTGCGTTTCTTTGATTTCCGTGCAAACCGTAAAGCCATTTCCGTCAGGCAAAGAAATATCAATCAACGCCAAGTCAAATTTATTCCCGGCAAGTGCAGCAATAGCTCCACTCCGCGTAGGGGCGTGAGTGACTGTAAATCCCTCCGAGCGGAGCAAAAGCACAAGGTTTCTGGCGATTGCCTTATCGTCCTCAACCAAAAATATCCGTTTCATTTATTTTCACCATCCTTTACTTTACTGCTCCTATATCGTCCATCAACCGGTTTTTCAGCGTCAGCAGGAACAAGCCACGTATTTCCCATTTTTTTAGCTCCCTTAATCCGTCCAGCAGAGCAATGGTACACTACCATCCTGTCTGTGATTCCCCAATTTTTCGCTACTTCTTTTGTTGTTATATAATCCACGCATAACACCTCCATAATTTTATTATATTTCTTTTAGCGGAAATATACAAGCTGAGCTATAAAACAACGTCAAGAGATGCTAAAAGCATACCGAGTGCAATTGAAATCAATGCAATCATTCTATTTTTATTGGTTAAAGTTGTCACAGTTATCATAGCTTTCTTAAATGTAGTACCGTTCGTTCAGTTTGTATTTGCTCTGGCTTTCATAAACAATATTTCCAATACCCAGTCTATCATTAGATTGTGTTACTTGATGTTTCCGACTTCATTTTTCAGCATTTGTATGGCAAGAAGCGTCATCCAACACCAGACAACCGAAATTGAAATACGTTGAAATAAACCACCAAAATTAACAAAGCCATGTATCTGTCCAAATCCCAAGCTTGAGAATACAAAGAAGCATACGAATAGAATTATCGATATGAAAGAATAGATAGCCCAACTTACATTTTTGAATTTTAAAAAATATCTACAATATTTATATGCGGCAAAAGGAAAACCAAGAAAGAAAAATGATGAGAACAAATCATGGAGTTTTCCTGAAACACTTCTATTTGCTGGAAGAGTATGCTGTCCCATAGGATATCCACTCAATGGATCGGATACAAAAAAAGCCGCGCCAATAAGCCCAATTGCACAAAGTGCTATTAATATAGCACCCGAAGTCGAGACACTTTTAAATCGAGATATGTGGATAAGCGCAACAGAAAATCCTAATAAGAGGATTCCAGTTAATAAAAAAGTGGTAATCTGCGTCCATCCGTAACTCCCGATGGATAAAGAACTCACTGGATGGCGTAAAGGATCATATCCTTTACGAGTTGCTCCTGCTATTAACCAAGAAAGTGTAAAAATAGGTCCAGCTATAAGGCCACATATGATTAATATTTTCAGTGTTATTGTCTTCATAATAACACTTCCTTCTTAAAATATAATTATTAATTTTATTGTTGATCTACATATCTCCACCATACAAATGTTGCTATTGCACCAGTCATGCCTGTCAAAAAAACAATGATAAAGCTCACGAAAGGAAGAACTATACTACCTGCCGCTCCAGAGTAAATTCCAAGAATGCTCCAAGGGAAGTAAGCACCATGCCCCATTGTTGCCATGATATTCCCAACAAACAATACAAAAATTAAGAATCCGAGAGGCGGTAAGTATCCCTTTCCAAAACAAGCAAAATAAGCAATTGGAGAACTTAAGAAAATCGCCATTAAACTACAAACAGAATACGTACCAGCATTTATTAAATAAATGTGCATATCAAATCCGGGTATAGAAATTAACCCTCCAATAATGGTCGCTACTAGGAATGCAGTAATGGCCAGAAATGTACTCCAAAGGATAACCGAGATAAATTTTGCAGTTATAATTATACTTCTCGCCAATGGCAAAGCAAGTAAATCCTTTATCGTACCATCTGAGTACTCCCTTCCAAAAGTCCAACTTGTAATAAATCCAAAAAGTATAATACCACCAACCGAAATCATCTGAGAAATCAGACCTAAATACGACTGCCAACCTGCAACCGATATAATTTTAGCCTTTTGCGTTATTATTCCAGACTTTTGTGCTAAATCGGGATGCATTGCTATAAACATAAATAAACTGCAAACCAAAGGCAAGAATAAGAAACTGATAACGGATATATAAAAAATCTTTGATTTTCTTATTTTAAGACATTCTGTTAACACAACTGTAAATAAAGCGTTCATCATCAAACCTCCTTTTGTGCGATAATTCTAAAAAAATACGACTCAAGCTCCTCGTTCTTTGTAAATAAAGATTTAGGAGGACATTCGTTTTTTACAAGTACTTCAGCTATTTTCTCCGGGTGCATAACAGCTTTTTCATCACAACATGTTAGAACAGATTTACTTTCAGTAATGTTGTAGCCATTATTTAAAAGTATTGATTTTGCACGATTATTATCAGTTGCTTCAATTAATACCGTTTTCTCCCTCAAATTTTCAAAATCATAAGCATTGAACTCACTTATCAATTTTCCTCCATGAATAATACCAATTCTACTTGCTGTTTTAGAAATCTCCCCAAGCAAATGGCTTGAAATAAGTATTGTTATCCCCATGTTTGCAGCAAGGTCTTTAAGCAAGTTCCGTATTTCAACAATTCCAGCTGGGTCTAACCCATTTGTCGGTTCATCAAGAATCAATATTTTCGGCATGTGTATTAGTGCTTTGGCTATGCCTAACCTTTGTTTGTTGCCCAGTGACAAAGCTTTTGATCTTTTATTAATGTGTTCAGTTAGAGCAAGCTTTTCAATGATTCTTTTTGAAGCTGAATTATCTTTTATATTTCTGAGTTTCCTTGCAATTTCAAGGTTTTCATATACAGTAAGTTCGGGATAGGCATTCGGCATTTCAACCATATAGCCGACATTTTCCCATAGCTTATAGTTCCCTGCATTCACAATATTGCCATTTATATAAGCCTTGCCCTCCGAAGGCTTAATCATTCCCAGCAGCATTCTTATCATTGTAGTTTTACCAGCGCCGTTGAGACCTAAAAATCCATAAATTTCACCCTCAGAAACATTTAATGAAACATTATTTACTGCTGCTAATTTTCCATAATATTTGGATATATTATCTGTTGCAATAATACTATTCATAATCCTTCACAACCTTTTCAACAATGCTTTGGAGTAAAATATCTGTTATTATGCTGTTATCACTATCAGATTGATTCTGTATACAGGCTATCGTTGCCTTTTGAAACACCTTAGCCACTATAGGATGTGGATAATTAAATCTAATTTTATGATTTTCAAATATTTCAAGCCTTAAAATATCAGATTTTAATTCCGCATCAACTTTTTCCTGTGGCAATTTACGATATAGAAGTTCAATTATTTCAGAATTCACCATGCCGAGCAAAGGATACTCAGTAAGTTTTTCTAAGGCGGTTTTCAGAAATAGAAAAACCTTTTTCTTATCAGAACAATTATCAAACGATAGAATTGGCTCAAGGTCGTTGAATAATTTTTGCTGATAGTAGGTACTAATATCTAGAAACAGTTCTTCTTTGGTTTGATAAAATGAATAGAATGAACCTTTTGCAATGTGTGCAGCACTTGCCAGTTCATCAATTGTCACTTTTTTAATACCACGTGCCACAAATAGTTTTTGTCCCTCTTCTCGTAGAATAGTAATAATTCTTTCTTTTTCAATTTCAGTAAAACCTCTTGGCACAATATCGCCTCCGTCTATATGACTATATTTGAATATTTGGTCATATAGATTGTATAACAAATATATTAGTTTGTCAATAAAAATAGCTTAGGAAACTACAATGCCCTTTTTAAGGGATCATTACATATAAACCTTTTTCAATAAAATTAGCATTCATATTTTCAAGATTGGCCATTACAATAAGCTGCTCAATTGTTGCATAATCTCTTATATTTCCTTTTAAATCCGAATTCTCATAGCGCCACTGTTTTGCAGTTTTTCCAAACAGGGCCATATTCAACATATCTGCCTCATTTGCATATGTAAATCCTATTTGCTTATTTGTTAAATCGTTAGAAATTAGATTTTCTTTTATAGCATCTGTATGTATCTTATAATTTACTTTAGAAAGCACACGATTTACATTCCACTCAAGAGATAACCTACTGTTTTCATCTTGTTTTAATCTTTGATAGTCCTTAATTATATAAAGTTTAAATTCTGGTGAAATCCATGAAGCAAATTCAAAAGCAATATCCTTATGGGCATATGTTCCACCGTACCTACCTGATTTTGAAACAATACCAATTGCATCTGTTGCTGATACCCATTTTTGTGGTGACAATACAAATACATTAGAACCAACTTGATTTTTAAACTGGTCGAATTCGACCAGTTTAAAATCTGGATTGTTCATCTTCTCCCACAATCCTAAAAATTCTATAGTACTTCTACTTCTTAACCAATTTTTAACTATATCGGCAGGATACTCCGGATTTTTATGTTTTGCAATATCAGTTAAGCTTATATAATCATCTTTGTTTCCTTTTGAAACAACAGAAATATTTGTTCCATTTGCATGTATAGTTTCTTTATACTCTTTCTCTTTAGGCATTAATTCCACCTCGCTTCTTGCCATTTAATTAATATTATTTTATCATATAGCTAATTAACTTGTCTTATTTTGTCTTAAAAATTTATCATGTGTTTTTCTCACACTATCTCCCGATGCATATAGACTAATACTTGCTACAACTTACGCTGTTCCCAAGCAAATGTAAGAAAGTGAAAATCTCACCTTCCTATTACCAACAAATCTAAATTTTTACACCTAAAATCTTCAATTGTTCATTAATCTCTGCTTCAAGTTCCGCAATTTCCTTATTATCTTGTTCTAACTGCTTATTTACTTCTTCCAAATCAATTAGAGCTTCTTCTTCAAAAGTGTCAACATAACGTGGAATGTTCAAGTTAAACTCATTTTCCTTGATTTCCTCAATTGATGCCACATGAGCATATTTATCAACATCTTTACGTTCTTTAAACGTATTGATGATTTTATGTATATTTTCATTATTTAAGTTATTTTGATTCTTACCCTTTTCAAAATCATTACTTGCATCAATGAATAATATATCTTTCGTTTTACGATTCTTCTTGAATACTAAAATTGTTGTTGGAATACTAGTTCCATAGAATAAGTTAGCTGGCAAACCAATAACCGTATCAAGATAATTTTTCCCAATCAGAGTTTGACGAATTTTACCTTCTGATGCACCACGAAATAGCACGCCGTGAGGCAAAACAATAGCCATTGTGCCAGTGTTGTTTAAATGATATATACTGTGCAAGATAAATGCATAATCCGCTTTTGAAGCTGGTGCTAATTTCCCATAATCGCTAAAGCGTGGATCTTTTAATTTTGTTTCATCATTATCCCATTTTGCAGAATATGGTGGATTTGCAACCACTGCATCAAAACTGCGTGGGTGGTCAATCCCTTTTCCGTCTGGTCCATCTGGCCAATCACTTTCCAAAGTATCAGCATTATTTAGTGTCATATTATTATAAGGTACATCATGCATCATCAAGTTCATACGAGCCAAGTTATAAGTTGTCGTATTCAACTCTTGACCAAAGTACTTCACAGGACTACCATTAGGCAATTCTTGTCCAACAGTAAGTAGTAAGGAACCTGATCCCATTGTGGGGTCATATACATTGAAGAATTCATCTGATTTTTCTACACCGTTAGTAACTACTTTAGCTAAAATTTTACTTACTTGATGAGGTGTATAGAATTCTCCACCTTTTTTACCAGCACTTGCAGCAAATTGACCAATTAAATATTCATAGATTTCGCCTAAAATATCTTTTCCATCATCTCCCTTGTATTCAATTCCATCAACTAACTTAACTATATTGTTAAGTGATTTTGCACGTTCATTTGTAGAACTTCCAAGACGTGAATCTCCCAAGTTAATATCGTTGAATATACCACGAAAATCTTTCACCGCTTCTTTATTTAATTCCGCGTTTTTATTAAAGTTATCGAAAATAGTTTGATAGTCACTAGGAATAACTTGTGCATCATTAATTTTATTAGTCAAAGATTCCCATGTATCATTTGGGGCAATTGCATACCCCAAACTTAATGAAATATCTTGTAAATAGTCATCTAAATCTGCACCTATTGCTTGTTTTAGGTAAGCATCATTAATAGATTCTCGCCCTGCAACATCAATAACATTGTTTCCCACCAAATACTTCTCTTGATGTTCCGAAAGGTATCGATAAAACATAAATGCTAAGATATAGTTTTTGTACTCTGATGCATCCATTGTGCCGCGCAGTTCATTTGCCATAGCCCAAAGTTTACTTGTAATTGTTTGTAGATTATTACTCATTGTTTTTATTTCCTTTCTCTTTTCAGCTTATTTTATACAAACATCTGTTGTAGTAATGCTTTCTTTTGTTCTTGCAAGTGATTTAACTTACGTTGATGAAGGATGATAAAATCGTCAAATTGTTTAAAGAACTCCCCAATTTTTTTCTGTTCTTCATAACTTGGTAACACTACTTTAATAGTATAAAATTCAGAATGATTCAAATCTGGTATTGTAGACGTTCCTGCTCTAGATAAAATTTCTTTTT
This genomic interval from Clostridium kluyveri contains the following:
- a CDS encoding response regulator transcription factor, which translates into the protein MKRIFLVEDDKAIARNLVLLLRSEGFTVTHAPTRSGAIAALAGNKFDLALIDISLPDGNGFTVCTEIKETQDVPVIFLTASGDEASVVTGLNMGADDYITKPFRPRELIARIRTALRKSGRSPSTFEICGLYVDMASGVVKKNGNEVFLSALEYRLLLVFISNPKSIITRSRLLDELWDAAGEFVNDNTLTVYIKRLREKIENKPASPQIILTVRGTGYRLGDGYASE
- a CDS encoding helix-turn-helix domain-containing protein, producing the protein MDYITTKEVAKNWGITDRMVVYHCSAGRIKGAKKMGNTWLVPADAEKPVDGRYRSSKVKDGENK
- a CDS encoding DUF998 domain-containing protein, yielding MKTITLKILIICGLIAGPIFTLSWLIAGATRKGYDPLRHPVSSLSIGSYGWTQITTFLLTGILLLGFSVALIHISRFKSVSTSGAILIALCAIGLIGAAFFVSDPLSGYPMGQHTLPANRSVSGKLHDLFSSFFFLGFPFAAYKYCRYFLKFKNVSWAIYSFISIILFVCFFVFSSLGFGQIHGFVNFGGLFQRISISVVWCWMTLLAIQMLKNEVGNIK
- a CDS encoding ABC transporter permease, giving the protein MMNALFTVVLTECLKIRKSKIFYISVISFLFLPLVCSLFMFIAMHPDLAQKSGIITQKAKIISVAGWQSYLGLISQMISVGGIILFGFITSWTFGREYSDGTIKDLLALPLARSIIITAKFISVILWSTFLAITAFLVATIIGGLISIPGFDMHIYLINAGTYSVCSLMAIFLSSPIAYFACFGKGYLPPLGFLIFVLFVGNIMATMGHGAYFPWSILGIYSGAAGSIVLPFVSFIIVFLTGMTGAIATFVWWRYVDQQ
- a CDS encoding ABC transporter ATP-binding protein gives rise to the protein MNSIIATDNISKYYGKLAAVNNVSLNVSEGEIYGFLGLNGAGKTTMIRMLLGMIKPSEGKAYINGNIVNAGNYKLWENVGYMVEMPNAYPELTVYENLEIARKLRNIKDNSASKRIIEKLALTEHINKRSKALSLGNKQRLGIAKALIHMPKILILDEPTNGLDPAGIVEIRNLLKDLAANMGITILISSHLLGEISKTASRIGIIHGGKLISEFNAYDFENLREKTVLIEATDNNRAKSILLNNGYNITESKSVLTCCDEKAVMHPEKIAEVLVKNECPPKSLFTKNEELESYFFRIIAQKEV
- a CDS encoding TetR/AcrR family transcriptional regulator, producing the protein MPRGFTEIEKERIITILREEGQKLFVARGIKKVTIDELASAAHIAKGSFYSFYQTKEELFLDISTYYQQKLFNDLEPILSFDNCSDKKKVFLFLKTALEKLTEYPLLGMVNSEIIELLYRKLPQEKVDAELKSDILRLEIFENHKIRFNYPHPIVAKVFQKATIACIQNQSDSDNSIITDILLQSIVEKVVKDYE
- a CDS encoding KilA-N domain-containing protein, giving the protein MARSEVELMPKEKEYKETIHANGTNISVVSKGNKDDYISLTDIAKHKNPEYPADIVKNWLRSRSTIEFLGLWEKMNNPDFKLVEFDQFKNQVGSNVFVLSPQKWVSATDAIGIVSKSGRYGGTYAHKDIAFEFASWISPEFKLYIIKDYQRLKQDENSRLSLEWNVNRVLSKVNYKIHTDAIKENLISNDLTNKQIGFTYANEADMLNMALFGKTAKQWRYENSDLKGNIRDYATIEQLIVMANLENMNANFIEKGLYVMIP
- a CDS encoding type I restriction-modification system subunit M is translated as MSNNLQTITSKLWAMANELRGTMDASEYKNYILAFMFYRYLSEHQEKYLVGNNVIDVAGRESINDAYLKQAIGADLDDYLQDISLSLGYAIAPNDTWESLTNKINDAQVIPSDYQTIFDNFNKNAELNKEAVKDFRGIFNDINLGDSRLGSSTNERAKSLNNIVKLVDGIEYKGDDGKDILGEIYEYLIGQFAASAGKKGGEFYTPHQVSKILAKVVTNGVEKSDEFFNVYDPTMGSGSLLLTVGQELPNGSPVKYFGQELNTTTYNLARMNLMMHDVPYNNMTLNNADTLESDWPDGPDGKGIDHPRSFDAVVANPPYSAKWDNDETKLKDPRFSDYGKLAPASKADYAFILHSIYHLNNTGTMAIVLPHGVLFRGASEGKIRQTLIGKNYLDTVIGLPANLFYGTSIPTTILVFKKNRKTKDILFIDASNDFEKGKNQNNLNNENIHKIINTFKERKDVDKYAHVASIEEIKENEFNLNIPRYVDTFEEEALIDLEEVNKQLEQDNKEIAELEAEINEQLKILGVKI